Proteins encoded within one genomic window of Mycolicibacterium aubagnense:
- a CDS encoding TetR/AcrR family transcriptional regulator, whose amino-acid sequence MSGTSRNRQGNATRAKLVKTAEKLFAEQGVDAVSVRSVNAAAGLGAASVHYHFGSKDELLRAVVLDLGAAVGSAIQANVDVLAADSAAPSPDALVRAVTAPYLDLLRRQRTRGMRWIKIMAQITQAGPADETIEPKLRAALLAQVRRAFPNAAAERLEARWAVSIMGFVQGLSRADEWDRVKLSAPALEAFYEDLVTFVVGGTERLLNS is encoded by the coding sequence GTGTCGGGCACATCGCGGAACCGCCAGGGCAATGCCACCCGCGCCAAGTTGGTGAAGACGGCCGAGAAGCTGTTCGCCGAGCAGGGCGTGGACGCCGTCTCGGTGCGCTCGGTCAACGCCGCGGCGGGCCTCGGCGCCGCGTCGGTGCACTATCACTTCGGTTCCAAAGATGAGCTGTTGCGCGCGGTGGTTCTGGACCTCGGTGCCGCGGTGGGCTCGGCTATCCAGGCCAATGTCGATGTGCTGGCGGCAGATTCGGCCGCGCCATCGCCGGACGCGTTGGTCCGGGCGGTCACGGCGCCCTACCTCGATCTACTGCGCCGCCAGCGCACCCGCGGGATGCGGTGGATCAAGATCATGGCGCAGATCACCCAGGCGGGGCCGGCCGATGAAACCATCGAGCCCAAGTTGCGGGCCGCGTTGCTGGCTCAGGTCCGGCGGGCCTTCCCGAATGCTGCCGCGGAGCGGCTCGAGGCCCGCTGGGCGGTGTCGATCATGGGCTTCGTACAGGGTCTGAGCCGCGCCGATGAATGGGACCGCGTCAAGCTCTCCGCCCCGGCCCTGGAAGCGTTCTATGAAGACCTCGTGACGTTCGTCGTCGGTGGCACCGAGCGCCTGCTCAACTCCTAA
- a CDS encoding TetR/AcrR family transcriptional regulator — MGRPRVPLLNRELIRDTALELIDRDGLAELSMRKLAAELGVQASSLYKHYPTKDDVLDAVASRVAGEIDTSGFDHGDDWQDALAAWARSHRAALAAHPNLVPYLATGPGRRDVSLRIADAVHGGLVGAGWPPREATLIGAATRSLVLGSTVGSFSRGFTDDVQVYRDRYPHMGQAHLLRGKADQIDAAGFELALTSFIDGLALRFAALP, encoded by the coding sequence ATGGGCAGGCCCCGGGTACCACTGCTCAACCGCGAACTGATCCGTGACACCGCGCTGGAGCTGATCGACCGCGACGGCCTCGCAGAGTTGTCGATGCGCAAGCTGGCTGCCGAGCTCGGCGTGCAGGCGTCGTCGCTCTACAAGCACTACCCCACCAAGGACGACGTGCTCGACGCCGTCGCAAGTCGAGTCGCGGGAGAAATCGATACGTCGGGCTTCGACCACGGCGACGACTGGCAGGACGCGCTGGCGGCATGGGCGCGCTCCCACCGCGCAGCGCTCGCGGCCCACCCGAATCTCGTGCCCTATCTCGCGACCGGGCCCGGGCGTCGCGACGTGAGCCTGCGGATCGCCGACGCGGTGCACGGCGGCTTGGTCGGCGCCGGCTGGCCACCGCGTGAAGCGACTCTGATCGGTGCCGCCACCCGGTCGCTGGTGCTGGGTTCAACCGTCGGCTCGTTCTCCCGAGGATTCACCGACGACGTTCAGGTCTACCGCGACCGCTACCCGCACATGGGCCAGGCGCACCTGCTGCGCGGCAAGGCCGACCAGATCGACGCAGCAGGTTTCGAACTCGCGCTGACTTCCTTTATCGACGGATTGGCGCTGCGGTTCGCTGCCCTCCCGTGA
- a CDS encoding acyl-CoA dehydrogenase family protein, which yields MKREVYTEEHEDYRKMIRSFVEAEVSPVYDEWFEKGLVPRDFYYKLGELGIFGAEIPTEYGGEGLTSYKFQAILTEELARAAVSFGGSSVHVGLCLPYIRDIGNEEQKKRWFPGMLSGEIMFAIAMTEPGTGSDLAGMRTTAKLSEDGTHYVLNGSKTFITGGVHADRVIVCARTSAPKEDDRRFGISLLVVDTKLEGYSVGRKLDKLGLRCSDTAELNFTDVKVPVEDILGVADQGFNYLGQNLPRERLGIAVSAYAQAKAAVRFAVQYTKDRTVFGKPVASFQNTKFELAACQADVDAMEAVVDRAMDAHDLDELSAADAAKAKLFCTDAAARVIDRCLQLHGGYGYINEYPIARLYADNRVGRIYGGTSEVMKMIIAKDMGL from the coding sequence GTGAAACGCGAGGTCTACACCGAGGAGCACGAGGATTACCGGAAGATGATCCGGTCGTTCGTCGAGGCTGAGGTCAGCCCGGTTTACGACGAGTGGTTCGAGAAGGGCCTGGTGCCGCGCGACTTCTACTACAAGCTCGGTGAACTCGGCATCTTCGGCGCCGAGATCCCGACCGAATATGGCGGCGAGGGCCTGACCTCGTACAAGTTCCAGGCCATCCTCACCGAAGAACTGGCTCGCGCGGCGGTCTCCTTCGGTGGTTCCAGCGTGCACGTCGGCCTGTGTCTGCCCTACATCCGCGACATCGGCAACGAAGAGCAGAAGAAGCGCTGGTTCCCCGGCATGCTCAGCGGCGAGATCATGTTCGCCATCGCCATGACCGAGCCTGGCACCGGGTCCGACCTGGCCGGAATGCGCACCACCGCAAAGCTTTCCGAGGACGGTACCCATTACGTTCTGAACGGCTCCAAGACCTTCATCACCGGTGGCGTGCACGCTGATCGCGTGATCGTCTGCGCCCGCACCTCGGCCCCCAAGGAAGACGACCGCCGCTTCGGCATCTCGCTGCTGGTGGTCGATACCAAGCTCGAGGGCTACTCGGTGGGCCGCAAACTCGACAAGCTGGGCCTGCGCTGCTCGGACACCGCCGAGCTGAACTTCACCGACGTCAAGGTCCCGGTCGAGGACATCCTCGGTGTGGCCGACCAGGGCTTCAACTACCTCGGCCAGAACCTGCCCCGTGAGCGGCTCGGCATCGCGGTCAGCGCCTACGCCCAGGCCAAGGCTGCCGTCCGGTTCGCCGTGCAGTACACCAAGGACCGCACCGTGTTCGGCAAGCCGGTCGCCTCGTTCCAGAACACCAAGTTCGAGCTCGCTGCGTGCCAGGCCGATGTCGACGCGATGGAAGCCGTCGTCGACCGCGCCATGGACGCCCACGACCTCGACGAGCTGTCCGCAGCCGATGCTGCCAAGGCGAAGCTGTTCTGCACCGATGCGGCGGCCCGCGTCATCGACCGCTGCCTGCAACTGCACGGCGGCTACGGCTACATCAACGAGTACCCCATCGCCCGGCTGTACGCCGACAACCGTGTCGGCCGTATCTACGGCGGTACCAGCGAGGTCATGAAGATGATCATTGCCAAGGACATGGGTCTCTAG
- a CDS encoding alcohol dehydrogenase catalytic domain-containing protein, producing MKAAQFIDGQFAVTDMPQLPATGPGQLRIKVAACGICGSDLSMSKDPCRFVSVAAGAGFPFAVFDATRPVVLGHEWAGTVVETGLGVHDFAEGDRVTGLGITTEQNGMPTIIGYSNDYHGAFGEYIVVDAFWVRHVPDGLSLEHAALAEPLHVGEMHMQQSGLTPADTALVIGCGSIGLGTILAAKAAGAHLVVASEPSPKRRELAAKMGADIVVDPEVQDPIEVYNELLGSGKTGGGLLIAYECSGRSGTLNTLTHTLPWGSRIQVVASPFAEETIIPVVAQMRQIAINFGHGPYEQAYEKVLARLAAGEIDAEALITGRTGLDGIAGAFTALRNPDEHVKILVLPQEIVSSVTDV from the coding sequence ATGAAGGCAGCACAGTTCATCGACGGCCAGTTCGCCGTGACCGACATGCCGCAGCTGCCGGCCACCGGTCCCGGCCAGCTGCGGATCAAGGTGGCCGCGTGCGGCATCTGTGGCAGTGATCTGAGCATGTCCAAGGACCCGTGCCGGTTCGTGTCCGTCGCCGCCGGCGCGGGCTTCCCGTTCGCCGTATTCGACGCCACCCGTCCGGTCGTGCTTGGCCACGAATGGGCCGGCACCGTCGTCGAAACAGGTTTGGGCGTCCACGATTTCGCTGAAGGTGACCGTGTCACCGGGCTGGGCATCACCACCGAACAGAACGGGATGCCGACCATCATCGGTTACTCGAACGACTACCACGGGGCCTTCGGCGAGTACATCGTCGTCGACGCCTTCTGGGTCCGGCATGTGCCCGACGGCCTCTCGCTCGAGCACGCCGCACTGGCCGAGCCGCTGCACGTCGGCGAGATGCACATGCAGCAATCCGGGTTGACGCCCGCGGACACGGCCCTGGTGATCGGATGCGGCTCCATCGGCCTCGGCACCATCCTGGCCGCGAAGGCCGCCGGTGCGCATCTGGTCGTCGCCTCCGAACCGTCGCCCAAGCGGCGTGAGCTCGCCGCGAAGATGGGCGCCGACATCGTCGTCGACCCCGAGGTTCAGGATCCGATCGAGGTCTACAACGAGTTGCTGGGGAGCGGCAAGACCGGCGGTGGTCTCCTGATCGCCTATGAATGCAGCGGTCGCAGCGGCACCCTCAACACGCTGACGCACACTCTGCCGTGGGGCTCACGGATTCAGGTGGTGGCGTCGCCGTTCGCCGAGGAGACCATCATTCCGGTGGTGGCGCAGATGCGGCAGATCGCGATCAACTTCGGGCACGGCCCGTACGAGCAGGCGTACGAGAAGGTGCTGGCCCGACTGGCTGCCGGCGAGATCGACGCCGAGGCGCTGATCACCGGGCGTACCGGGCTCGACGGCATCGCAGGTGCGTTCACCGCACTACGGAATCCCGATGAGCACGTCAAGATCCTGGTCCTGCCGCAGGAGATCGTGAGTAGCGTTACCGACGTGTAG
- a CDS encoding PucR family transcriptional regulator, translating into MPTIAEIVALPVIQQGEPEILCAQGFDRPIRWVHVSDVPDPSEVLQGGELVLTTGAALRAAPVDYLRSLAAAQAVGVVVELGAGAVPLPANVGAIAEELGLALVAVRRVIKFVEVTEQVHRVIVADQYQEVDFARQTHEVFTDLSMRRATPASITDAAANLLGVPVVLEDLTHQAIALAAAGHATSDVLRDWQRRSRRHETGAERTDGWVISEVGRGDDAWGRLIALSPSDNVAAKFTVVLERASQALVLHRMAERGRTDIEHQAQAGLLEDVVRERIRFEDDATARAFALGLRPAAQYLPATLRISGWTADADPVSEQRRGARLLDVVTRSVKALGHTGLFSLRGPGEIAMVLSLKVRPGGALEPLGRALRRDAERAVDAHGLVLGVGTPSSRLIDAIHRITDAAHVAEAALSLPVSQRVCFRVADIRLRGLLSMLRADPRVQRFAEGELRALILHDMESGDGLLDVLRGYLELGGNKSALASRLHLSRPSLYAKLNRVEQILGVDLADGESATSLHVALLILETRNAFSGAGAPL; encoded by the coding sequence ATGCCGACCATCGCCGAGATCGTCGCTCTCCCGGTGATCCAGCAGGGTGAGCCGGAGATCCTCTGCGCCCAGGGTTTCGATCGCCCGATCCGCTGGGTCCACGTCAGTGATGTCCCGGATCCCTCGGAAGTCCTGCAGGGTGGCGAGCTGGTGCTGACGACCGGGGCTGCGCTGCGGGCCGCGCCTGTGGACTATCTGCGGTCGCTCGCCGCGGCGCAGGCGGTGGGCGTCGTCGTCGAACTGGGCGCCGGCGCCGTGCCGTTGCCCGCCAATGTTGGCGCCATCGCGGAGGAGCTGGGGCTGGCCCTCGTCGCTGTGCGCCGGGTGATCAAGTTTGTCGAGGTGACCGAACAGGTGCACCGGGTGATCGTCGCGGACCAGTATCAGGAGGTGGACTTCGCGCGTCAGACACACGAGGTGTTCACCGACCTGAGCATGCGGCGGGCCACGCCTGCCAGCATCACCGACGCGGCGGCGAATCTGCTCGGTGTGCCCGTCGTCCTCGAAGACCTCACGCATCAGGCCATCGCCCTGGCCGCCGCGGGGCATGCCACATCAGATGTGTTGCGGGACTGGCAACGGCGGTCCCGCCGGCACGAGACCGGAGCTGAGCGGACAGACGGCTGGGTGATCAGCGAAGTCGGTCGCGGTGACGATGCCTGGGGCCGGCTCATCGCGCTGAGCCCCTCCGACAACGTGGCGGCCAAGTTCACAGTCGTGCTGGAGCGGGCGTCACAGGCGCTGGTGCTCCACCGCATGGCCGAGCGTGGCCGTACCGATATCGAACATCAAGCACAGGCCGGGCTACTGGAAGATGTTGTGCGCGAACGTATCCGGTTCGAGGACGACGCGACCGCGCGAGCGTTCGCGCTGGGTCTGCGACCGGCGGCGCAGTACCTGCCCGCGACGCTGCGGATTTCGGGATGGACCGCCGATGCTGACCCGGTCTCGGAGCAACGACGTGGCGCTCGGCTGCTCGATGTCGTCACGCGATCGGTGAAAGCGTTGGGACACACCGGATTGTTCTCGCTGCGCGGGCCCGGCGAGATCGCCATGGTGCTGTCGCTGAAGGTGCGCCCGGGCGGTGCGCTGGAACCGCTGGGGCGAGCGCTGCGCCGTGATGCCGAACGCGCGGTCGATGCCCACGGCCTGGTGCTCGGCGTCGGCACACCGTCCTCCAGGCTGATCGACGCCATCCACCGCATCACCGATGCCGCCCATGTCGCCGAGGCGGCGCTGTCGCTGCCTGTCTCGCAGCGGGTCTGCTTCCGGGTCGCCGACATCCGGCTGCGCGGGCTGCTGTCGATGCTGCGGGCCGATCCTCGGGTCCAGCGGTTCGCCGAAGGGGAGCTTCGGGCGCTGATCTTGCACGACATGGAAAGCGGCGACGGCCTGCTGGACGTGCTGCGCGGCTATCTCGAACTCGGTGGCAACAAGTCGGCACTGGCATCGCGGCTGCACCTGAGCCGGCCGTCCCTCTATGCGAAACTGAACCGCGTCGAGCAGATTCTGGGCGTCGATCTCGCTGACGGCGAGTCCGCCACCTCGTTGCATGTGGCGCTGCTGATCCTCGAGACACGAAATGCGTTCAGCGGTGCCGGCGCACCGCTGTGA
- a CDS encoding LLM class flavin-dependent oxidoreductase gives MSSAAQWSPTSMKFGAFLAPYHPLDADPALQLRRDIDLMTHLDHLGFEEAWMGEHHSTGAEIVPAPDMFIAAAAERTERIRFGTGVMSLPYHHPLITADRITQLDLQTRGRLIVGTGPGKIPLDARMMGITTTNQRRMQGEALEAVLALLRGEVVNMETDWFTLRDARAQLPTYHPAGIEVATASTISPNGSVLAGKHGLSLLSLAASSQAGYESLDRNWTVYEQVSAENGYVADRSTWRLVNPMFIAETREEAERAVSRRIHAIAEYVNRQQNINPEWAQTPAGIIDYWRGESLGEFGQAIIGTPEDAIAQIDRLIEKTGGFGTLLIMHVDLADWENTKRCYELFASEVIPHFRRRNVGRQASLQFAQDNSEQLIGNLVGAITKAYTDYYGQPTDVPATPAPAGAHA, from the coding sequence GTGAGCAGCGCTGCCCAGTGGAGCCCGACGTCCATGAAGTTCGGGGCGTTCCTCGCTCCGTACCACCCGCTCGATGCTGACCCGGCGCTGCAGTTGCGCCGCGACATCGACTTGATGACGCACCTGGACCACCTCGGCTTCGAAGAGGCGTGGATGGGGGAGCACCACTCGACCGGTGCCGAGATCGTCCCGGCCCCCGACATGTTCATCGCCGCTGCGGCAGAGCGCACCGAGCGCATCCGCTTCGGCACCGGCGTGATGTCGCTGCCGTACCACCACCCGCTGATCACCGCAGACCGCATCACCCAGCTCGATCTGCAGACCCGCGGCCGGCTCATCGTCGGCACCGGTCCCGGCAAGATCCCGCTCGACGCGCGCATGATGGGGATCACAACCACCAACCAGCGCCGTATGCAAGGCGAGGCCCTCGAAGCGGTGCTCGCACTGCTGCGCGGCGAGGTCGTCAACATGGAGACCGACTGGTTCACCCTGCGTGACGCCCGTGCCCAGCTGCCCACTTACCACCCGGCAGGCATCGAGGTCGCCACCGCATCGACCATCTCGCCCAACGGTTCGGTGCTGGCGGGCAAGCACGGCCTGTCGCTGCTGTCGCTCGCCGCGAGCTCGCAGGCCGGCTACGAGTCGCTCGACCGCAACTGGACTGTGTACGAACAGGTTTCGGCAGAGAACGGGTACGTCGCCGACCGGTCGACGTGGCGTCTGGTCAACCCGATGTTCATCGCCGAGACCCGCGAAGAGGCAGAGCGTGCCGTCAGCCGCCGCATTCACGCCATCGCCGAGTACGTCAATCGGCAGCAGAACATCAACCCGGAATGGGCGCAGACCCCGGCCGGCATCATCGACTACTGGCGGGGCGAGTCGCTCGGTGAGTTCGGGCAGGCCATCATCGGCACGCCGGAGGACGCCATCGCCCAGATCGATCGCCTGATCGAGAAGACCGGCGGCTTTGGCACGTTGCTGATCATGCACGTGGATCTGGCCGACTGGGAGAACACCAAACGCTGCTACGAGCTGTTCGCCTCCGAGGTCATCCCGCACTTCCGCCGGCGCAACGTGGGCCGTCAGGCCAGTCTGCAGTTCGCGCAGGACAACTCCGAGCAACTCATCGGCAACCTGGTCGGTGCGATTACCAAGGCCTACACCGATTACTACGGGCAGCCAACCGACGTGCCCGCCACCCCGGCGCCCGCGGGAGCGCACGCATGA